Within Vicia villosa cultivar HV-30 ecotype Madison, WI linkage group LG1, Vvil1.0, whole genome shotgun sequence, the genomic segment aaataagataTACACGGGTATTTTGCCACATCACGCTTTTGTTTTACactctaaaaattatttttttttaaaggaaactagtgtcttacccgtgcgttcgcacgggtacccgtctgtCTCGCGCATTGGGTTTTAGGGCACTTTAATAAaataggaaatatatatatatatatatatatatatatatatatatatatatatatatatatatatatatatatatatatatatatatgtatatatatgtaagtTCATATAAtaaggtaaaatattttaaataggttAAAAATACCTGTTGGACCTTATAGTTGGTTAATTTATCTAAGTGTGCCCGTCTGTCTCGCGCATTGGGTTTTAGGGCACTTtaataaaataggaaaaatatatatatatatatatatatatatatatatatatatatatatatatatatatatatatatatatatatatatatatatatatatatatatatatatatatatgtaagttcatataataaggtaaaatattttaaataggttAAAAATACCTGTTGGACTTTATAGTTGGTTAATTTATCTAAGTTAATAGGACATTAAAGTTTATTGGGCCTTAGAATTCTAGCCTTGGTGCAGAAAACCTATTTTTATTGTTAGATCTAATTTGTTAATAGGCCCACAAAAGAATCCTATTATTGGTATTGTTACATaacgctggaatttaaaatgaaaGTAACGTTGGATTCATAAGCAATCAAAGAGTCTGTCTTTGGCATTGTTGGTGTAAGAAACGCAGGGTTGGGTGATAAGTGTGAAGAACAAAATGTCGCAGCCAAGAAGGTATGTGCATGTGTtactgtttatgttgtttgcagagTTTATCATAAGATATTCATCCATTTAGAGGTCGCAATGTTGTTTTGATTCCAGTTCACCCGATAGGTTGGAGTTGCAAACTCCATGGAAGCGGCTCACAGTTGAGAGGATACTGAGTGGGTCACAGGAGAATGATGATGTTATGGAGGAATGGAAGAAACAACATGAAAGATTGAATCGTGTCGACGATGCCGGTAAAGTTTCTGTAGAGGCTGccaggattgttgaaaataaagggtaatcttatagtttaattttgttttttgtatTGAATTCCATTTAACCTCTACAAAATTGAATGTGTTTCCGGAATAATGAGTTACAACTTAGTTTAATAAATAGTTTGTATGTTATTGTGTTGAAGGGATGATGGAGATGGAATTGAATACATAATGATATCTTCTGATAGTGAGAGGTAAAGTTTATTTATAAGTGATAGGGAATATATTATCGTTATACGTATATTGATGCTGTTGTGTTTGCATTGTGCTGTAAATGTGGTCTTAATTTCAGGGAAATGAGTCCTGTACAGGAAGAGTTCGAAGAAGCGTACTGGACTCGTGAAGTTCATGATGTAAAGAAGTTTTGCTCAAATGTTATGGTAAGCAGTGTTCAAAGTCTATAGTTGTTGGCACACTGGTGTTATACAGAGATGTAATGTAACTGATATTGTATGTCAATGAGTGCAGTATATTCCTGCAGAAATAGTAGAGAAATGTGGGCTTGCTGGAATGTCAGAGATTACCCTCAATGATGTGGACAACGGGTACCCATATGAGTGCAATGTGAAGAAGAggccaaaaaaaaatgaaacatattTGTATGGAGAATGGTTTGACTATGTAAGGGCAGCGGAACTGAAAGTAGGTGATAAAATGCACTTTGTGATTTATTACCCGCCGGTGTTAGATATTATGGTAACAGTGGAGCACAGTGGTGATCGTTGATAGAGCTGTTGGTTAGGCAATGTTTGTGGTGGATGTATAGGGCCGTTTTTTAGCAGTTTGGTTTGTATGGGATttatggttttgtttttttttgtaatggtggatgtgaaccaagattaacaattatggcactatgtatggttttaaattaaatattatcaattttGGTTGTAAGTTTCATGGAATGAGCCAAATCTGCCATGGTTTTTATGCAAAATTGATTACCATTCTGTTTTAAAATTAAGTATTGTTTATTATAAGTATTGAACATGATATCTATCAAACTTGATCAGAATAGGGAACCTAATTTCATTATTGTTGGTATAAGTTGGGGTATGGCTCCTGTAAATGGTAGGCTATTAAATCTAATAGGTAAACACACAACAATGGACATATGAATAgttgaaaattcaatttaatagtaTATGTTAAAGAGTAGTACGATAATATTAAATGGTTATAAAATAGTTGTAATGTGTTATATTATATTGGGATGTGaaagatcaattgggttatgggcAGTTATTGTTTTTCGTGAGGCATATAAATAAAACgaaaactgttttgaagtgaTGTAAATGCAAAGAAGACTAATTGAACAATTGCATTGATTTCTATTGGACGGTGGAAAAGTAGCAGGTATGTGAAGAGTCCATTTAGAGTGTTATATAAGTAATGTGCAGATAGTTTGATAGCACTAAACACTGAAGCATTCATCATTACTCTGCAATCAACAGTGTAAGCTGCGAATTTCTGAAAAGATGGAAGGAAGAGTTGATCAAGCAGTGAGAGGTAAAGGTAAACACATCATTTGAAAGTTTGCTCTGTTACATATTGTATTTAAAAGTTATATATGGTTGCATGCAGGTGAAGAAAACTCGGTCAACCAAATGGCTGTGGGGAAAGctgtcacctctgataactctgtGTATGTTTGAATTAGCTTATGTTGAGTATacgttttatgttttaatttagaatgtttgataacacatttatttattgaccatgttgtctgtttgtataatGTTCCAGATGCCATGAAcctgttgttgatgattttagtTGCCATGTAGAACAGCCTGCTAAGTTACAATATTGTATCTGGAAGCAAGATGTGTCCAACGGGAAGATGGCTCAGTCATGTCTTCTTGTAAGTTATTATTCGTTTTAAGCTTATTGTCTTTCCCTAACAGTTAATGGGATTATCTAATGTTGTTTTATATCAATATTGCAGGAAATTCCTGAGCATGTTGTGGCAAGTCGCTGGCTCCATGGAGCAAGGTTTGTAGATTTGGTTGACTGGGAAAGGGAAGTCAGGTATGAATGTGAAGTTCATCATACCGAAAAGGGTCAGATGTTCTTAGGGCGTGGTTGGTACAAATTTGCCAAGGAAAGGTGCCTGCTTGATGGAGACTCTATGGGCTTCAGCATTAAGGATCCCATCAGCAAGGAGATACTTGTAACAATGTTGAAATATTAACAATGATGTCAAAGTTTGTTATAAGTATCTAAGTGTTTAACTTTTTGTAATTTTCTGGTGGACTTAGGTCCacctttatattaatatataagattttggtatttagatgttatgctatatatatattatttctgttACTTACATTGCTAATATgctgttagtaatatatattacagCAGTTACTTGCAATACTAATATGCTGTTATTAATATAGATTACCGCTGTTACAGATTTACTCTGATCAATTCTAAAAACTTAGACATTGTTAAAAACTTCTTTATACACAACATTTGTAGTTTTCTCCCtgaatttcttttcttcatcatgtATCAGTATTTTGATTCCCTTTTTTGTTGTTACTCTTGACAATGCGACATAAATCTGGCCATGTGTGAATACATCTTTCGGTAAGTACAAACCAACGTTATCCAATGACTGTCCCTGTGATTTGTTAATTGTCATAGAATAGGAAACAATAATAGGTAACTGTCTCCTATTCAGTTTGAATGGCCATGGTGATTGGGATGGTGACATGTCCATTCGAGGTATGTAAACCAAATTTCCCAAACCTTTACCACCCATTATTGAAGCCTCCAGTACATGGGCTGCCATCTTTGTTATACACAGCCTTGTGCCGTTACATAAACCTTCAGCCTGATCTATATTTCTCATGAGCATTATAGGTGTCCCAACCTTTAGTTTTAAGTGATGGTTTGGCAATCCTGATGTTCGGAGGGAACTTAGAAATTCTGGTGTGAGGATATCAACTACTGCTGGGTCATGAATCTCAGACTTGTcaactgaatttgcgctgtagtaGTCACGAATCTCTCCTACATTGTTGACCAAACAGAATTAGTA encodes:
- the LOC131625467 gene encoding uncharacterized protein LOC131625467 translates to MSPVQEEFEEAYWTREVHDVKKFCSNVMYIPAEIVEKCGLAGMSEITLNDVDNGYPYECNVKKRPKKNETYLYGEWFDYVRAAELKVGDKMHFVIYYPPVLDIMVTVEHSGDR